The following proteins are encoded in a genomic region of Zea mays cultivar B73 chromosome 9, Zm-B73-REFERENCE-NAM-5.0, whole genome shotgun sequence:
- the LOC100281845 gene encoding SAUR25 - auxin-responsive SAUR family member encodes MKRLLRRLSRVAAADACAAAAAYEPLRPDAAAPGKAAALAAGARRLGGGARVPEGHVPVCVGEEGGPVERYAVRAELLGRPAFAALLRRAAQEYGYGHPGALRIPCPVADFRDLLLQLSSACAAADHPDDDAAALCYYS; translated from the coding sequence ATGAAGCGCCTGCTCCGGCGCCTCTCCCGCGTGGCCGCGGCCGAcgcctgcgccgccgccgccgcgtacGAGCCTCTCCGGCCGGACGCCGCGGCGCCCGGGAAGGCGGCCGCGCTCGCGGCCGGCGCGCGGCGGctgggcggcggcgcgcgcgtgcCGGAGGGCCACGTGCCCGTGTGCGTCGGCGAGGAGGGCGGCCCCGTGGAGCGCTACGCCGTGCGCGCCGAGCTCCTCGGCCGCCCGGCCTTCGCCGCGCTGCTCCGGCGCGCCGCGCAGGAGTACGGGTACGGACACCCCGGCGCGCTCCGCATCCCCTGCCCCGTCGCCGACTTCCGCGACCTCctcctccagctctcctccgcctGCGCCGCCGCGGACCACCCCGACGACGACGCTGCGGCGCTCTGCTACTACTCCTAG